From a single Sporosarcina oncorhynchi genomic region:
- a CDS encoding enoyl-CoA hydratase/isomerase family protein, producing the protein MAYKMNFSEGIATFTIDRPAMRNAVNYEVMDGLEEFLEKVEKDGEIAFVVITGSGDRAFCSGGDLSEFHGFRTMQEAYPMLSKMAGLLYRLSTLPMPVIALVNGTAVGGGCEIASACDYRVLASSAKAGFIQGTLAITSGWGGATQLFEKLDRHDLVLKLLSEAKIHTAQELKEIGWATEILEGDAEVGLQKFMKRMKSIHPDVHKAYKKLSIANWTHNEMRERMIEEARQCAQLWESEAHHLAVAKFLNGK; encoded by the coding sequence ATGGCGTACAAAATGAATTTTAGTGAAGGGATTGCTACTTTCACAATTGATCGGCCTGCAATGCGAAATGCAGTCAATTATGAAGTGATGGATGGCTTAGAAGAGTTCTTAGAGAAAGTTGAGAAGGACGGGGAAATCGCTTTTGTTGTGATTACAGGAAGTGGAGACCGTGCATTTTGTTCAGGTGGAGATCTTTCTGAGTTCCACGGTTTCCGCACAATGCAAGAAGCTTATCCGATGCTCAGCAAAATGGCTGGTTTATTATACAGATTATCTACTTTGCCTATGCCAGTTATCGCACTTGTCAACGGAACTGCAGTAGGAGGGGGTTGTGAAATCGCTTCAGCGTGCGATTACAGAGTCTTAGCGTCTTCGGCGAAGGCGGGGTTCATCCAAGGTACTCTCGCGATCACAAGCGGTTGGGGAGGTGCTACGCAACTGTTTGAAAAACTCGATAGACATGATTTGGTATTGAAATTATTGTCGGAAGCCAAAATACATACTGCTCAAGAACTAAAAGAAATTGGCTGGGCAACTGAAATACTAGAAGGAGATGCCGAGGTTGGTTTGCAAAAATTCATGAAACGTATGAAATCCATTCATCCTGATGTCCATAAAGCGTACAAAAAACTGTCCATTGCAAATTGGACGCACAACGAAATGCGCGAACGCATGATAGAGGAAGCAAGACAATGTGCACAGTTATGGGAAAGTGAAGCTCATCATCTAGCTGTGGCCAAGTTTTTGAATGGAAAATGA
- the rpmF gene encoding 50S ribosomal protein L32, producing the protein MAVPKRRTSKTSKRLRRTHYKLQVPGMTTCGNCGEIKLAHRICKSCGHYKGKDVVGE; encoded by the coding sequence ATGGCAGTACCAAAAAGAAGAACTTCAAAAACTTCAAAAAGACTTCGTCGTACACATTACAAACTACAAGTTCCAGGCATGACAACTTGCGGTAATTGTGGCGAAATTAAATTGGCACACCGCATTTGTAAATCTTGCGGTCATTACAAAGGAAAAGACGTAGTAGGAGAATAA
- the bshC gene encoding bacillithiol biosynthesis cysteine-adding enzyme BshC: protein MMEIETLVLQNENKVLHAYTNDDQFIHTFFDYKNEAASYSQRIEELSERNYSRMQLAEVIRSYMEPFGISAQASKHIEELADDGVVVIGGQQAGIMTGPLYSIHKAVTVLILAEQQREQLDIPVIPVFWVAGEDHDLNEINHVYTETAGKVTKKQYDEKFVFKWMASDAAYTEAQMVSFVEDIFRQFGENTHTKALKQDVLEAVKLEKTFTSFFVRLMNGLFKEKGLLFIDSAYKPLREIETEHFYKLICESEKLSEMIVCKENDFEDRGFVRPIQAQRDAANLFYVHETGRVLLSKRDGQFVNDSLGIRFTEEEMISMATEQPWMLSNNVATRPIMQDFVFPVLAFVGGAGEIAYWALLKESFHHLGIKMPIIVPRISMTLVTPKVQQLLKELSLTVEDVMAGKVHEDRESLLESLHNEDFENLLKETEQRLDRSYTELMSEASKGMQQILQKNLKLHKKQFDYLRGKMEEELLIQNDVTLQKYSKVENELLPEGSLQERIFTPYFFMNSYGNSLVDDLLQQTIAMDNTHKIVYL from the coding sequence ATGATGGAAATCGAAACATTAGTCTTACAAAATGAAAACAAAGTGCTACATGCATACACAAATGATGATCAGTTCATACATACTTTTTTTGATTACAAAAACGAAGCGGCTTCGTATTCGCAGAGAATCGAAGAATTATCAGAAAGAAACTATTCGCGAATGCAACTTGCCGAAGTCATACGGTCATATATGGAACCATTCGGTATTTCCGCACAAGCCTCAAAACATATCGAGGAACTTGCTGACGATGGTGTTGTAGTTATAGGTGGACAGCAAGCGGGAATTATGACCGGTCCTCTTTACTCGATCCATAAAGCGGTCACTGTCCTGATTCTTGCCGAACAACAAAGGGAGCAGTTGGACATTCCCGTCATACCGGTATTTTGGGTAGCGGGCGAAGATCATGACTTGAATGAAATCAATCATGTGTACACGGAGACTGCGGGTAAAGTGACAAAAAAACAATACGATGAGAAGTTCGTCTTCAAATGGATGGCATCTGACGCAGCATATACTGAGGCGCAAATGGTGTCGTTTGTGGAAGATATTTTCCGTCAATTCGGCGAAAACACTCATACAAAGGCTTTGAAGCAAGATGTGCTCGAAGCGGTCAAGTTAGAGAAGACATTTACAAGTTTCTTTGTAAGATTGATGAATGGACTCTTTAAAGAGAAGGGTCTATTGTTCATCGACTCGGCGTATAAACCTTTGCGTGAAATCGAAACGGAACATTTTTATAAGCTGATCTGTGAATCTGAAAAACTGTCAGAAATGATTGTTTGCAAAGAAAATGATTTTGAAGATCGAGGTTTTGTCCGTCCGATTCAAGCCCAGCGTGATGCTGCAAATCTGTTCTATGTTCATGAAACTGGACGTGTCCTGTTGTCCAAAAGAGATGGGCAATTTGTGAATGACTCGTTAGGCATCCGTTTCACGGAAGAAGAAATGATTAGCATGGCTACTGAACAACCGTGGATGCTTAGCAATAACGTTGCCACACGGCCGATCATGCAGGATTTTGTATTTCCAGTCCTTGCATTTGTCGGTGGTGCGGGGGAAATTGCTTATTGGGCATTGCTAAAAGAGTCATTTCATCATTTAGGCATAAAAATGCCGATAATTGTTCCTCGAATTTCAATGACGCTTGTGACGCCTAAAGTGCAACAGCTCTTAAAGGAGTTATCTTTGACAGTTGAAGACGTTATGGCAGGAAAAGTTCATGAGGATCGTGAGAGTTTGCTTGAGTCTCTTCACAATGAAGACTTTGAAAACTTGCTAAAAGAAACTGAGCAACGCTTGGATAGGAGCTATACAGAATTAATGAGTGAAGCAAGTAAAGGGATGCAGCAGATTCTTCAAAAGAACCTAAAACTCCATAAAAAGCAATTTGATTATTTGAGGGGGAAAATGGAAGAGGAACTGCTGATTCAAAATGATGTAACGCTCCAAAAGTATAGTAAAGTTGAAAATGAACTTTTACCGGAAGGTTCTCTGCAGGAGAGAATATTTACCCCGTACTTCTTTATGAATAGCTATGGCAACTCATTAGTAGACGACCTACTTCAACAAACGATAGCGATGGATAATACACATAAAATTGTCTATCTTTAA
- the ftsL gene encoding cell division protein FtsL: MALEQRIFQTNTIHEVEQPQVPKRQENQEPVRRSRKHFSSGEKFLFLLFAGALVVFSTMILHTQAQVNETNLEVQKLNREITETTKQNTELAIQASEKSTYEVIWNKAKELGLNLNEKNVKVVPGR, translated from the coding sequence ATGGCATTGGAACAAAGAATATTTCAAACGAATACGATTCATGAAGTTGAACAGCCACAAGTACCAAAGAGACAAGAAAACCAAGAGCCGGTAAGACGTTCCAGAAAACATTTCTCATCCGGTGAGAAATTCTTGTTTCTGCTATTTGCAGGAGCACTCGTTGTTTTTTCTACAATGATATTGCATACTCAAGCCCAAGTTAACGAAACAAATTTAGAAGTTCAGAAGCTGAATCGGGAAATTACAGAGACGACTAAACAGAATACCGAATTGGCCATCCAAGCGAGCGAGAAATCTACATACGAAGTAATCTGGAATAAAGCAAAGGAGCTTGGGTTGAATCTTAACGAGAAGAACGTAAAGGTTGTGCCTGGACGATGA
- the mraZ gene encoding division/cell wall cluster transcriptional repressor MraZ — protein sequence MFMGEYQHTVDTKGRLIVPSKFREFLMDGFVLTRGLDNCLFGYPMEEWKRLEEKLKALPVTKKDARAFARFFFSGATEVDIDKQGRVNIPTSLLDYAKVEKDCVVIGVSSRIEIWSKSAWDSYYDESEKSFNEIAENIIDFDF from the coding sequence ATGTTCATGGGCGAATATCAACACACAGTCGATACTAAAGGTCGTCTAATCGTTCCATCGAAATTCAGGGAATTTTTGATGGATGGTTTCGTGTTGACTCGTGGATTGGATAATTGCTTATTCGGTTACCCTATGGAGGAATGGAAACGGTTAGAGGAGAAGTTAAAAGCATTACCTGTAACCAAAAAAGATGCACGAGCTTTCGCTAGATTTTTCTTCTCCGGTGCAACCGAAGTGGACATTGACAAGCAGGGCCGTGTTAATATTCCAACCTCCTTACTCGATTATGCGAAAGTTGAAAAGGATTGTGTCGTCATCGGAGTGTCCAGCCGTATTGAAATATGGTCTAAGAGCGCTTGGGATTCCTATTATGACGAATCTGAGAAATCGTTCAACGAAATCGCGGAAAATATTATTGACTTTGACTTTTGA
- a CDS encoding acetyl-CoA carboxylase biotin carboxylase subunit produces the protein MDKILIANRGEIALRIMRTCKKLGIQTVAVFSEADEHMPFVRGADASFLIGPGPVQQSYLKADDIIDIAIREKVDAIHPGYGLLSENAAFARKIEEAGLIFIGPDADTIELMGDKIASRTKMKDAGVPVVPGTDAGVASLEEAIEAAEEIGYPIMLKASAGGGGIGMVCCENEQALSQHFQSVKTRAKAYFGDDVVFLEKFIDKARHIEVQIFGDSKGNIVHLFERNCSVQRRNQKVIEESPSPALSDDVKNRLHAAAVAAAEAVNYRNAGTVEFILSNNDEFYFLEMNTRLQVEHPVTEEVTGFDLVQWQIEVARGNELPCTSQSDIHSNGHAIEYRIYAEDPKTFLPSPGTITTLSYEEFEGVRIDRGYDEGGKVTPFYDPMIAKVIIHGTQRQEAIDKSKKFFETLTIDGVKTNIPLFEEFVDSTEFGKGDYNTDVLPQWLKKKKEEI, from the coding sequence ATGGATAAAATACTAATCGCGAATCGTGGGGAAATCGCGCTTAGAATCATGCGTACGTGTAAGAAACTAGGCATTCAGACCGTTGCTGTCTTTTCAGAAGCGGACGAGCATATGCCGTTTGTGAGGGGAGCGGACGCATCTTTTCTTATCGGACCTGGTCCAGTTCAGCAATCGTATCTTAAAGCGGATGATATCATTGACATTGCAATAAGAGAAAAAGTCGATGCTATCCATCCAGGATACGGTCTATTATCCGAAAATGCAGCATTTGCTCGTAAAATTGAAGAAGCAGGCCTAATTTTCATAGGACCGGATGCAGATACGATTGAATTAATGGGGGATAAGATTGCTTCACGGACAAAAATGAAAGATGCTGGCGTGCCGGTAGTACCAGGAACGGATGCGGGAGTCGCTTCTCTTGAAGAAGCAATTGAAGCGGCAGAAGAAATCGGTTATCCGATCATGTTAAAAGCGAGTGCCGGTGGCGGAGGCATTGGAATGGTTTGCTGTGAAAATGAGCAAGCGCTCAGTCAACATTTTCAATCCGTCAAGACGAGAGCCAAAGCTTATTTTGGCGATGATGTCGTTTTTCTAGAAAAATTCATCGATAAAGCCCGTCATATCGAAGTGCAGATTTTTGGTGACTCCAAAGGGAACATCGTTCATTTATTCGAACGCAACTGTTCCGTACAGAGAAGGAATCAGAAAGTGATTGAAGAATCGCCTTCGCCAGCTTTGTCCGATGATGTGAAAAACCGCTTGCATGCAGCTGCTGTAGCTGCGGCTGAAGCAGTTAATTATCGAAATGCGGGTACAGTGGAATTTATTTTATCAAACAATGATGAATTCTATTTCCTTGAAATGAACACACGTCTGCAAGTGGAACACCCGGTGACGGAAGAAGTAACAGGGTTCGATCTAGTCCAATGGCAAATTGAAGTTGCACGAGGAAACGAATTGCCTTGCACTTCGCAATCTGACATACACTCGAATGGTCATGCAATTGAATATCGTATCTATGCAGAAGACCCGAAAACGTTTTTGCCTTCACCAGGAACGATTACAACGTTGTCGTATGAAGAATTCGAAGGCGTGCGGATAGATAGAGGATATGATGAAGGTGGAAAAGTTACACCATTTTATGATCCGATGATTGCTAAAGTGATTATTCATGGAACTCAACGACAAGAAGCAATTGACAAATCTAAGAAGTTCTTTGAAACGCTAACAATTGATGGGGTAAAAACGAATATACCACTCTTTGAAGAATTCGTAGATTCAACTGAATTCGGAAAAGGTGACTATAATACGGATGTATTGCCACAATGGTTAAAAAAGAAAAAGGAGGAAATTTAA
- a CDS encoding YceD family protein: MKWSIHQLQKYRQGAMPLDEAVNLDSVKKRNPEIRDIKPVYVTGSCVIGSKKLTCHFHLEGVMTLPCSRTWEDVDYPFSIETDEQFSWDETVLAADDTIHPVIGEVVDPTPVFEELILLEVPLQIISEKAEDMTSAEGKGWSYTTDEEYEALQLEEKKKKVDPRLAGLAEFFDSDKK, translated from the coding sequence GTGAAATGGTCGATTCATCAACTACAGAAATACAGACAAGGTGCTATGCCGCTTGACGAAGCGGTGAACCTTGACTCCGTTAAAAAACGGAACCCGGAAATCCGGGATATCAAGCCTGTCTACGTAACAGGTAGCTGTGTGATCGGTTCGAAAAAATTGACTTGTCATTTTCATCTTGAAGGTGTGATGACGTTGCCGTGTTCCCGAACGTGGGAAGATGTTGACTATCCATTTTCAATTGAAACGGACGAGCAATTCAGTTGGGACGAGACAGTTCTTGCTGCGGATGATACGATTCACCCCGTTATCGGGGAAGTTGTAGATCCGACCCCTGTTTTTGAGGAGTTAATTCTACTCGAAGTGCCCTTGCAGATTATCAGCGAAAAAGCTGAAGATATGACAAGTGCGGAAGGGAAAGGCTGGTCGTATACAACTGATGAAGAATACGAGGCATTGCAACTTGAAGAAAAGAAAAAGAAAGTTGATCCGCGATTAGCAGGATTAGCCGAATTTTTCGATTCTGATAAGAAATAG
- a CDS encoding biotin/lipoyl-binding carrier protein has protein sequence MTQLKAAMAGTVFTVNVAEGEEVRAGQVIIVLESMKMEIPVETDTAGKVASINVQVGDFVNEEDVLAVIEA, from the coding sequence ATGACACAATTAAAAGCAGCAATGGCAGGAACGGTATTTACAGTAAATGTAGCTGAAGGGGAAGAAGTGCGGGCTGGCCAAGTAATCATCGTATTGGAATCAATGAAAATGGAAATTCCTGTAGAAACGGACACTGCTGGAAAAGTAGCCTCCATCAACGTACAAGTGGGCGATTTTGTGAACGAAGAAGATGTCCTTGCTGTAATAGAAGCATAA
- a CDS encoding nucleotidyltransferase, translating to MKATGIVVEYNPLHNGHVYHAQQAKKVTGSDIIIAVMSGNFLQRGEPAFVDKWTRTKMALATGVDLLFELPYRYATGHAPVFAEGAIRLLDAAGCTAFCFGSEEGDIGVFKQSLKNIDSSRDTYEFTVKQAIQEGTSYPKALNKAYETIRERGLGGADLSKPNNILGFHYMQAAMTIGSDIMPSTIQRLGADYHKDSLELGEIASATGIRKSYFSTSSLKEVMDFVPATTGELLDEWQEAGLKFGNWESFYPYLRFIILREGPEKLAHIADITEGIENLIYKAAKDHSSYQPFMETVKSKRYTWTRIQRMLTHILTGFTYNMRDSMHTPSYLRLLGMTNEGRAYLNEKKKSLHLPLISKAASFSDPSLDMDIHASSIYALATGQMTGLDYTTSPIIGNHFSSNSFK from the coding sequence ATGAAAGCGACAGGCATTGTAGTCGAATACAATCCTCTGCATAACGGTCATGTCTACCATGCACAACAAGCAAAAAAGGTAACTGGTTCAGATATCATTATTGCCGTTATGAGCGGAAATTTCCTTCAACGGGGAGAACCTGCTTTCGTCGATAAATGGACCCGAACGAAAATGGCTCTTGCTACAGGTGTCGATCTCCTATTCGAACTGCCTTATCGATATGCAACCGGCCATGCGCCTGTTTTCGCTGAAGGGGCTATTCGCTTACTAGATGCGGCGGGTTGTACGGCCTTCTGTTTCGGAAGCGAAGAAGGCGATATTGGCGTTTTTAAACAAAGTTTGAAAAACATTGATAGCTCTAGAGATACGTACGAATTTACAGTCAAGCAGGCAATCCAAGAAGGGACGAGTTATCCGAAAGCCCTAAACAAAGCCTATGAGACAATTAGGGAAAGAGGGTTAGGAGGCGCTGATTTATCAAAACCGAATAACATTTTAGGCTTTCATTATATGCAAGCCGCCATGACAATCGGTTCGGACATAATGCCTTCTACAATACAACGGCTCGGCGCGGACTACCATAAAGATTCATTAGAGCTCGGTGAGATTGCAAGCGCAACAGGTATCCGGAAATCCTACTTCTCCACATCGAGCCTCAAAGAAGTAATGGATTTTGTTCCTGCTACAACAGGGGAACTGCTAGACGAATGGCAAGAAGCCGGGTTGAAGTTCGGAAACTGGGAAAGCTTTTATCCTTATTTACGCTTCATCATCTTACGTGAAGGTCCAGAGAAACTAGCTCACATCGCAGACATTACAGAAGGTATTGAAAATCTAATTTATAAAGCTGCTAAGGATCATTCTTCATACCAGCCGTTTATGGAGACAGTCAAATCAAAGCGCTATACATGGACACGCATTCAGCGTATGCTCACTCATATACTTACCGGTTTCACCTATAATATGCGTGATTCGATGCATACCCCATCTTATTTACGACTTCTTGGTATGACGAATGAAGGAAGAGCTTATCTCAATGAAAAGAAAAAAAGCCTGCATTTGCCTTTAATCAGCAAAGCAGCCTCTTTTTCCGATCCTTCATTGGATATGGATATCCACGCTTCTAGCATTTACGCTTTGGCAACTGGACAGATGACAGGACTAGACTACACCACATCACCAATTATCGGAAATCACTTCTCTTCCAATTCTTTCAAATAA
- a CDS encoding ketopantoate reductase family protein codes for MEVVIAGAGSIGLLIGSYLAESGWKVTFFVRRAEQAKLIQSQGIQRINQPDSAVVFEVKAETDIQRVSKDVPWIVAVKSAGVASIVDTLIAQQIKNPILFVQNGFSHFNLVSSTALPNVFFSTVEHGAGRIDDRTVSHNGIGVMKIAPYRGVASSFDALKSSSTTSFPIEFVADARKTVFRKVLINCMINPLTAILQLKNGELLVNSYAKTLFDQLYDEVLNAFPEMHCELPKSAVEEICRRTCDNESSMLNDRLKGRPMEIDTIVSVLLQMAEERGKRMPLLKTLEQLLYAVDRS; via the coding sequence ATGGAAGTAGTCATTGCAGGGGCAGGTTCTATCGGTCTGTTAATTGGGTCGTATCTTGCTGAAAGTGGATGGAAAGTTACGTTTTTTGTACGAAGAGCTGAGCAGGCGAAGCTGATTCAGTCGCAAGGCATCCAACGGATCAATCAGCCTGATTCGGCGGTAGTTTTTGAAGTGAAGGCTGAAACAGATATTCAACGAGTGTCGAAAGACGTTCCTTGGATTGTTGCTGTAAAGTCAGCTGGTGTCGCATCGATTGTCGATACATTGATTGCACAACAAATAAAGAATCCTATACTTTTCGTGCAGAATGGATTTTCCCATTTTAACCTTGTGAGTAGTACTGCTTTGCCGAATGTCTTTTTTTCAACTGTGGAACATGGAGCTGGACGAATTGATGATAGGACGGTTTCACATAATGGAATTGGGGTGATGAAAATCGCGCCTTATCGTGGCGTAGCAAGTTCTTTTGATGCGCTAAAAAGTAGTTCAACAACTTCGTTTCCTATAGAGTTTGTTGCAGATGCTAGAAAAACGGTGTTTCGAAAAGTTCTTATTAATTGTATGATCAATCCGCTGACTGCCATTCTCCAATTGAAGAATGGTGAATTATTGGTGAATTCTTATGCGAAAACACTTTTTGATCAGTTGTATGATGAAGTACTAAACGCCTTTCCCGAAATGCACTGTGAATTGCCTAAGTCGGCTGTGGAGGAAATCTGCAGGCGTACATGCGACAATGAATCGTCCATGTTGAATGATCGCTTGAAAGGCAGGCCTATGGAAATCGACACCATCGTTTCTGTGCTTTTGCAAATGGCTGAAGAACGCGGAAAAAGAATGCCATTACTGAAAACGTTGGAACAATTACTCTATGCCGTAGATAGGAGTTGA
- a CDS encoding DUF3397 domain-containing protein: MKVLISFVTGIIVLFPFLVTVSFLIIMRKRGKAPARMMGKAADWTTPFLIISVYFISLSVFGKGSGFVLSGAMIIIALYFATKERLKEKEFQMIRFIHKTWRMYFLLLAISYLALLFIGISMKVMEYVK, translated from the coding sequence GTGAAGGTGCTCATTTCATTCGTTACGGGAATCATTGTACTGTTTCCATTTCTCGTCACCGTTTCATTTTTGATCATTATGCGGAAGAGAGGTAAGGCGCCTGCCAGGATGATGGGAAAGGCTGCCGATTGGACGACGCCATTCTTGATCATTTCCGTTTACTTCATCTCGCTGTCGGTTTTTGGAAAAGGATCGGGGTTCGTCTTAAGTGGTGCGATGATTATCATTGCACTCTATTTTGCGACAAAGGAGCGGCTGAAAGAGAAAGAGTTTCAAATGATCCGTTTCATTCATAAGACTTGGCGGATGTATTTTCTACTTTTGGCGATTTCCTATTTAGCGTTGCTGTTTATTGGGATTTCGATGAAAGTTATGGAATATGTAAAATGA
- a CDS encoding acyl-CoA carboxylase subunit beta gives MTKQAEQTGYNEKLAARIDEVMAGGQPKYHEKLKEQNKLFVRDRLRLLFDDGEYLEDGRFANCEAGDLPADGVVTAMGKVNGQTVCVMANDSTVKAGSWGSRTVEKIIRIQEIAEKNKVPMLYLVDSAGARITDQLDMFPNRRGAGKIFHNQVRLSGFIPQICLLFGPSAAGGAYIPAFCDIVIMVEGNASMYLGSPRMAEKVIGEKVSLEEMGGAKMHCSVSGCGDVLVSSEEDAISEARRYLEFFPANFNEKPALKESVAAKVGRTLEEIIPENQNAPFDMYEAIDALVDEGTFFDVKKLFAPELITGLARIEGRPVGIIANQPKVKGGVLFVDSADKAAKFINLCDAFSIPLLFLADVPGFMIGTKVERDGIIRHGAKLIMAMSSATVPKISVIVRKAYGAGLYAMAGPAFEPDVCIALPTAQIAVMGPEAAVNAVYSNKIEAIEDPKEKIAFVQAKHKEYKEEIDIYKMASELIIDEIIAPSDLRKVLANRFTMYSTKDLPMPPKKHSVYPV, from the coding sequence ATGACTAAACAAGCAGAACAGACTGGATATAATGAAAAGTTGGCGGCGAGAATTGATGAAGTGATGGCTGGTGGTCAGCCGAAATACCATGAAAAACTAAAAGAGCAGAATAAGTTATTCGTGCGCGATCGTCTTCGTCTTCTTTTCGATGATGGTGAGTACCTTGAAGATGGACGATTTGCAAACTGTGAAGCAGGCGATCTTCCTGCAGATGGCGTTGTCACAGCAATGGGGAAAGTAAATGGCCAAACAGTTTGTGTAATGGCGAATGATTCAACTGTCAAAGCGGGTTCATGGGGATCTCGAACAGTTGAAAAGATTATCCGTATTCAAGAAATCGCAGAAAAAAACAAAGTGCCTATGTTGTACTTGGTTGATTCAGCGGGAGCACGTATTACTGATCAGCTTGATATGTTTCCGAATCGCAGAGGAGCAGGAAAGATATTCCACAATCAGGTGAGATTATCGGGTTTCATTCCTCAAATATGTCTATTGTTCGGTCCTTCTGCAGCGGGAGGCGCTTATATACCTGCGTTTTGTGACATCGTTATTATGGTTGAAGGCAATGCATCCATGTATTTAGGTTCCCCACGAATGGCAGAAAAGGTAATCGGGGAAAAAGTTTCGCTCGAAGAAATGGGTGGGGCGAAGATGCACTGTTCGGTCAGCGGTTGTGGTGACGTGCTAGTTTCAAGCGAAGAAGATGCGATCAGTGAAGCACGCCGTTATTTGGAATTCTTCCCAGCCAACTTCAATGAAAAACCTGCACTAAAGGAATCGGTGGCGGCGAAAGTTGGCCGAACGCTTGAAGAAATCATTCCTGAAAATCAAAACGCTCCGTTTGATATGTATGAAGCGATTGATGCGCTAGTGGATGAAGGAACATTCTTTGATGTGAAAAAATTATTTGCTCCTGAACTTATTACCGGACTTGCACGTATCGAAGGCCGACCGGTAGGAATCATTGCAAATCAGCCGAAAGTGAAAGGCGGTGTTCTTTTCGTCGATTCAGCTGATAAAGCGGCGAAGTTCATCAATCTTTGTGACGCTTTCTCAATTCCACTATTATTCTTAGCCGATGTACCAGGATTCATGATTGGAACAAAAGTGGAGCGCGACGGTATTATTCGTCATGGTGCGAAACTCATCATGGCAATGAGTTCAGCTACAGTGCCTAAGATTTCAGTAATTGTCCGTAAAGCTTATGGAGCAGGTCTGTATGCGATGGCTGGTCCTGCATTTGAGCCGGATGTATGTATTGCATTACCGACGGCTCAAATCGCTGTAATGGGGCCAGAAGCTGCAGTCAATGCTGTCTATTCGAATAAAATCGAAGCGATAGAAGATCCGAAAGAAAAAATTGCTTTCGTCCAAGCGAAGCATAAGGAATATAAAGAAGAAATCGATATTTACAAGATGGCATCTGAATTAATCATCGATGAGATAATCGCTCCTTCTGATTTGCGTAAAGTACTTGCAAACCGATTCACTATGTATTCGACAAAAGATCTTCCGATGCCACCAAAAAAACATTCCGTATATCCTGTATAA
- the rsmH gene encoding 16S rRNA (cytosine(1402)-N(4))-methyltransferase RsmH: protein MFDHTTVLLQEAVDGLNIKLDGIYVDCTLGGAGHSLEIAKELSPSGRLICFDQDMTAIDAAKEKLKEHLAKVTFIHSNFRDLKSELNKIGITSVDGILYDLGVSSPQLDTPERGFSYNHDAVLDMRMNTDAPLTAFEVVNEWRYEDLVRIFFRYGEEKFSKGVARKIEEARTHAPIRTTSELAELIKEGIPAAARRTGGHPAKRIFQAIRIAVNDELGAAEDSLTDALTMLNTGGRIAVITFHSLEDRLCKTIFKEASSLPELPPNLPIIPEGMDPNFKLVTRKPIIPSETEIAGNKRARSAKLRILEKK, encoded by the coding sequence ATGTTTGACCACACAACAGTATTACTGCAGGAAGCCGTCGATGGCCTTAATATTAAACTTGATGGCATTTATGTTGATTGCACATTAGGTGGAGCTGGCCATAGTCTTGAGATTGCAAAAGAATTGTCCCCATCTGGTCGGTTAATTTGTTTTGACCAAGATATGACGGCAATCGATGCAGCGAAGGAAAAGCTGAAAGAACATTTGGCGAAAGTTACATTCATTCATTCGAATTTTAGAGATTTAAAGAGCGAGCTAAACAAGATTGGCATCACTTCTGTAGATGGGATTCTATATGATCTTGGAGTTTCCTCACCACAACTGGATACTCCAGAAAGAGGCTTCAGCTATAACCATGATGCAGTTCTTGATATGCGCATGAATACTGATGCGCCACTGACTGCATTTGAAGTAGTGAATGAATGGCGATATGAAGATCTTGTTCGAATATTTTTTAGGTATGGCGAAGAAAAATTTTCAAAAGGTGTAGCAAGGAAAATCGAAGAAGCTAGAACCCATGCGCCGATACGTACAACTTCGGAACTTGCAGAACTTATAAAAGAAGGCATTCCTGCTGCTGCGCGAAGAACTGGCGGTCATCCTGCGAAAAGAATTTTCCAGGCAATCCGTATTGCGGTAAATGATGAGCTCGGAGCAGCTGAAGATTCATTAACAGACGCTTTGACAATGTTAAATACAGGCGGGCGTATAGCAGTCATCACATTCCATTCCCTTGAAGATCGGTTATGCAAAACGATATTCAAAGAAGCATCATCGTTACCTGAGCTTCCGCCAAACTTACCAATCATTCCTGAAGGTATGGATCCTAATTTTAAACTTGTTACGAGAAAACCGATTATTCCAAGCGAAACCGAAATTGCTGGAAATAAAAGAGCCCGGTCTGCAAAGCTAAGAATCTTAGAGAAAAAATAA